In Feifania hominis, the following are encoded in one genomic region:
- the aroA gene encoding 3-phosphoshikimate 1-carboxyvinyltransferase, which yields MLITPKRPLFGCVAVPGDKSISHRALLFSALAEGDSHIQNFLSTGDCLSTMACLRRLGIDIDHHGTEVTVHGRGLHGLKAPTALLDCGNSGTTTRLLAGILCGCEFESTLDGDASLRRRPMERIITPLSQMGATVSGMGGCCPLTVRGGNLRPIHYQSPVASAQLKSAVLLAGLFADGETSVTEPALSRNHTELMLREMGAEVRIDGCTAAVRGLPTLHACDITVPGDISSAAFLIVATLILAESEIVLTNVGVNETRTGLLDVLREMGADIEIFNRRGGCEPVADLLVRASTLHGVKVGGDIIPRMIDEIPILAVAALFASGTTVIRDAEELKVKETNRLSAIAEELKKCGAHIETTADGLVIEGGHPLHAAAFSSHGDHRMAMSEAVLALRLDEPSAIDDFACAEISYPDFLGTIARLTEESL from the coding sequence ATGCTCATTACTCCCAAGCGCCCGCTCTTCGGGTGCGTCGCCGTGCCGGGCGACAAGTCGATTTCTCACCGCGCGCTGCTCTTCTCGGCTCTCGCCGAGGGGGACAGCCACATTCAAAATTTTCTGAGCACCGGCGACTGCCTGTCGACCATGGCCTGCCTGCGCCGCCTGGGAATCGACATCGACCACCACGGCACCGAGGTCACGGTACACGGACGGGGACTTCACGGTCTCAAAGCGCCCACGGCGCTTCTCGACTGCGGAAACTCCGGTACGACCACCCGCCTGCTCGCGGGTATTCTGTGCGGCTGTGAATTTGAGAGCACGCTCGACGGCGACGCCTCTCTGCGCCGCCGCCCGATGGAGCGCATCATCACCCCGCTCTCTCAGATGGGGGCCACCGTCTCGGGCATGGGCGGCTGCTGTCCGCTGACCGTGCGCGGGGGGAACCTGCGCCCAATTCACTACCAGTCCCCCGTGGCTTCGGCCCAGCTCAAGAGCGCCGTTCTTCTCGCCGGGCTCTTCGCCGACGGGGAGACCTCGGTCACCGAGCCCGCGCTCTCGCGCAACCACACGGAGCTTATGCTTCGTGAAATGGGCGCTGAGGTGCGCATCGACGGCTGCACAGCCGCCGTCCGCGGACTTCCCACACTGCACGCCTGCGACATCACGGTGCCGGGCGACATCTCCTCGGCCGCCTTTCTGATCGTCGCGACTCTCATTCTCGCCGAGTCGGAGATTGTGCTGACCAACGTCGGTGTCAATGAGACCCGCACCGGACTTCTTGACGTGCTTCGCGAGATGGGCGCCGACATTGAGATCTTCAATCGCCGCGGCGGCTGTGAACCGGTGGCCGATCTGCTCGTGCGCGCCTCCACGCTGCATGGCGTCAAGGTCGGCGGAGACATCATCCCGCGCATGATCGACGAGATTCCCATTCTCGCCGTGGCTGCCCTGTTTGCAAGCGGCACGACAGTCATCCGCGATGCTGAGGAGCTCAAGGTCAAGGAGACCAACCGCCTGAGTGCCATCGCTGAGGAGCTGAAAAAGTGCGGCGCGCACATTGAGACGACCGCCGACGGGCTTGTCATTGAGGGCGGCCACCCGCTGCACGCGGCCGCTTTCTCCTCTCACGGAGACCACCGCATGGCCATGAGTGAAGCGGTTCTGGCTCTGCGCCTTGACGAGCCCTCGGCCATTGACGACTTTGCCTGCGCCGAGATCTCCTACCCCGACTTTCTCGGCACCATTGCAAGGCTGACGGAGGAGA
- a CDS encoding bifunctional chorismate mutase/prephenate dehydratase, whose protein sequence is MSDLNAIRQTINRIDGELTRLFAERMGCALDVARSKLENGGAILNREREAAIHESLRTRFPQELQGAGDSFFTTLILLSRERQYRAFVDAGRLPACMSALTQAQPKDSCAYYGSFGSWSHQAACKLLPQAALQSAVDFEQVFRLVGSGEVDCGVVPIENSTAGTVREVYDLLLRHRLSIVEATTLDIEYCLVSTGSDDTVREVYSHPQALSQCAAWLKERALTPRSCSDTAGAAALVQERGDPGIAALCNRFTAEHLALPVLHSGIRDAASNTTRFIRVARSPVCGPDADTVSVVLHTPHERGALAFVLDVFRDYGVNLLKIESRPMPESPFTYSFYLDFSGSLRDKNIQAILLQLECELPFFKLLGNYREL, encoded by the coding sequence ATGTCTGATTTGAATGCCATCCGGCAGACCATCAACCGCATCGACGGAGAACTCACCCGTCTCTTCGCCGAGCGCATGGGCTGCGCGCTCGACGTCGCGCGCAGTAAGCTTGAAAACGGCGGCGCCATTTTAAACCGCGAGCGCGAGGCCGCCATCCACGAGAGTCTGCGTACCCGGTTCCCACAGGAGCTTCAGGGCGCCGGCGACTCCTTTTTCACCACGCTCATTCTCCTCTCGCGCGAGCGGCAGTACCGCGCGTTTGTCGACGCGGGGCGGCTCCCCGCCTGCATGTCGGCGCTCACACAGGCTCAGCCCAAAGACAGCTGCGCCTACTACGGCTCTTTCGGCTCCTGGTCCCACCAGGCGGCCTGCAAACTTCTGCCGCAGGCGGCTCTTCAAAGCGCTGTCGACTTTGAGCAGGTCTTTCGTCTTGTCGGTTCGGGCGAAGTCGACTGCGGCGTCGTGCCCATTGAAAATTCCACTGCCGGTACGGTGCGCGAGGTCTACGATCTGCTGCTGAGGCACCGGCTCTCCATTGTCGAGGCGACCACGCTCGACATCGAGTACTGCCTCGTCTCCACCGGTTCCGACGACACTGTCCGCGAGGTCTACTCTCATCCGCAGGCGCTCTCCCAGTGTGCCGCATGGCTCAAGGAGCGCGCTCTGACGCCTCGCTCCTGCTCGGATACGGCCGGAGCCGCTGCGCTGGTGCAGGAGCGCGGCGACCCCGGTATTGCGGCGCTGTGCAACCGCTTTACAGCCGAACATCTCGCCCTGCCCGTTCTGCACAGCGGCATCCGCGATGCCGCCTCGAATACCACGCGCTTCATCCGCGTTGCCCGCTCGCCGGTCTGCGGGCCCGATGCCGACACGGTCAGCGTCGTTTTGCACACTCCCCACGAGCGCGGCGCGCTCGCCTTTGTGCTCGACGTCTTTCGCGACTACGGCGTGAACCTGCTCAAGATCGAGTCGCGCCCCATGCCGGAGAGCCCTTTTACCTACTCCTTTTATCTTGACTTTTCGGGCAGCCTGCGCGACAAGAACATCCAGGCAATCCTGCTGCAGCTCGAGTGTGAGCTGCCTTTCTTCAAGCTCCTGGGCAATTACCGGGAGCTGTAA
- the aroC gene encoding chorismate synthase, which produces MSSIYGNQLRISIFGESHGEAIGTVVDGFPAGVAVDFDFIRAQMARRRPSGGAFSTKRHETDDFRILSGIRDGRTTGAPICAVMENGDTHSQDYDNLTDMPRPSHADYPAMVRYKGANDPRGGGHFSARLTAPLVFAGSLCRSFLRTRGIELIAHIASIADVADEVFDLCRIGGGEAERIAQNELPVLSAEAGERMLALIRAARSAGDTLGGVVECAVTGMKPGCGSPMFGSVESALSSLLFSIPAVKGVEFGSGFGIAALRGSEANDPYYSENDQIKTRFNHNGGILGGITTGMPIVFRAAFKPISSIAQPQRTLNLKSGNEETLVVRGRHDICVVPRAVPVVENAAAIAVCDLLLEEYGYEGLANV; this is translated from the coding sequence ATGTCATCCATCTATGGTAATCAGCTTCGCATATCCATTTTCGGCGAGTCGCACGGCGAGGCCATCGGCACGGTTGTCGATGGGTTTCCCGCCGGCGTTGCGGTGGATTTTGACTTCATCCGTGCGCAGATGGCACGCCGGCGTCCGTCGGGCGGCGCCTTTTCCACTAAGCGTCACGAGACCGACGACTTTCGTATTCTCTCCGGCATTCGCGACGGGCGCACCACGGGCGCGCCCATCTGCGCCGTCATGGAGAATGGCGACACCCACTCGCAGGACTATGACAATCTGACCGACATGCCGCGGCCCTCCCACGCCGACTATCCCGCGATGGTCCGTTACAAGGGGGCAAACGACCCGCGCGGAGGCGGCCACTTTTCCGCCCGGCTGACTGCTCCTCTGGTCTTCGCGGGGAGCCTGTGCCGCTCCTTTCTGCGCACACGCGGCATCGAGCTGATCGCCCACATCGCGAGCATCGCCGACGTCGCGGACGAGGTGTTCGACCTCTGCCGAATCGGCGGCGGTGAGGCCGAGCGCATCGCGCAAAACGAGCTGCCCGTTCTCTCGGCTGAGGCGGGCGAACGCATGCTCGCGCTCATACGCGCTGCCCGCTCGGCTGGTGATACGCTCGGCGGTGTCGTCGAGTGCGCCGTGACGGGAATGAAGCCCGGCTGCGGCTCGCCGATGTTTGGCAGCGTGGAATCGGCCCTCTCGTCGCTTCTCTTCTCCATTCCCGCCGTCAAGGGCGTGGAGTTCGGTTCGGGCTTCGGCATTGCCGCTCTTCGCGGCAGCGAGGCAAACGACCCCTACTACAGCGAAAACGACCAGATCAAAACCCGCTTCAACCACAACGGCGGCATTCTCGGCGGCATCACCACCGGCATGCCAATTGTCTTTCGCGCAGCGTTCAAGCCCATCTCCTCCATTGCGCAGCCCCAGCGCACACTCAATCTCAAAAGCGGCAACGAGGAGACGCTTGTCGTCCGCGGCCGGCACGACATCTGCGTTGTGCCCCGCGCCGTGCCGGTGGTGGAGAATGCCGCAGCCATCGCCGTGTGTGATCTGCTGCTCGAGGAGTACGGCTATGAGGGACTTGCCAATGTCTGA
- the aroB gene encoding 3-dehydroquinate synthase codes for MTTISCAGFDHPYEIIIESGCFARVAHTALPLVSGRRVAVVTDSNVAGLYAGGLLAGLEAAGFQTHLFVFPAGEQSKTLDTIGQLYRFLSENGLTRSDLLCALGGGVTGDMTGFASATYLRGIPYVQIPTTLLSQVDSSVGGKTGVDTPFGKNLVGAFHNPVAVLIDPELLTTLPRVFFEDGLGEVIKYAAIRDAAMEQLLLERPHGEALEALIARCVAIKRDVVEADPLDTGLRGILNFGHTLGHAEEKLSNFSGYTHGQAVAAGMVAAAAIGERLGVTEAGTRAQLVRLLERHNLPTALTHSADELFEAALHDKKNLSGSLSLILLRRFGEAVIHPIPVEDFHSLLRQCL; via the coding sequence ATGACAACCATATCCTGCGCGGGGTTTGACCACCCCTATGAAATTATCATTGAGAGCGGCTGCTTTGCCCGTGTCGCGCACACCGCCCTGCCGCTTGTGAGCGGCCGGCGCGTGGCGGTGGTCACCGATTCCAATGTCGCCGGGCTCTATGCGGGCGGACTGTTGGCGGGTCTTGAAGCCGCGGGTTTTCAGACTCACCTGTTTGTCTTTCCCGCCGGGGAGCAGTCGAAGACGCTCGACACCATCGGGCAGCTCTACCGGTTTCTCAGCGAGAACGGTCTCACCCGGTCGGATCTGCTCTGCGCGCTCGGCGGCGGCGTCACCGGCGACATGACCGGCTTTGCCAGTGCCACCTATCTGCGCGGCATACCCTATGTTCAGATTCCGACGACGCTTCTCTCCCAGGTCGACTCCTCCGTGGGGGGCAAAACCGGCGTCGACACGCCGTTCGGCAAAAATCTCGTCGGGGCGTTTCACAACCCGGTCGCAGTTCTCATCGACCCGGAGCTTCTCACGACACTCCCCCGCGTCTTTTTTGAGGACGGGCTCGGCGAGGTCATCAAGTACGCCGCCATCCGCGACGCCGCGATGGAGCAGCTTCTTCTTGAGCGGCCCCACGGTGAGGCCCTCGAGGCCCTCATCGCCCGCTGTGTCGCCATCAAGCGCGACGTTGTCGAGGCGGACCCGCTCGACACGGGACTTCGCGGTATTCTGAACTTCGGTCACACCCTCGGCCACGCCGAGGAAAAGCTCTCAAATTTCTCCGGCTACACCCACGGGCAGGCGGTGGCGGCCGGCATGGTCGCCGCGGCCGCCATCGGCGAGAGGCTCGGTGTCACCGAGGCCGGTACTCGGGCGCAGCTTGTACGCCTACTCGAGCGCCACAATCTGCCGACCGCGCTCACCCACTCGGCCGATGAACTATTCGAAGCGGCGCTGCACGACAAGAAAAATCTCTCCGGCAGCCTCTCGCTGATTCTTCTGCGCCGCTTTGGGGAGGCGGTCATCCACCCCATTCCCGTGGAGGATTTTCACTCACTACTGCGACAGTGCCTTTGA
- the aroF gene encoding 3-deoxy-7-phosphoheptulonate synthase, with the protein MIVVLKTGAPREGVTELTKYLEHFHVNVSPIEGTGTTILGLVGDTSSINPENILMYDVVERVMKVQEPYKRANRRFHPHDTQITLPGTDIVIGGKKIVVMAGPCSVESHEQIDTVAGAVHASGAEILRGGTYKPRSSPYSFQGLKDEGVAMLHAARDKYHMPIISEITGADHLPIYERDVDIIQVGARNMQNFELLRALGRSKKPILLKRGFANSIEELLMAAEYIMSEGNEQVMLCERGIRTFETATRNTLDISAVPVLKMHSHLPVIVDPSHAAGAYQLVPALAKAAVAAGADGLIIEVHPNPREALSDGAQSLTPHAFDKLMGELRPIAHAVGREL; encoded by the coding sequence ATGATTGTTGTGTTAAAGACCGGCGCTCCCAGAGAGGGCGTCACAGAGCTGACAAAATATCTGGAGCATTTTCACGTAAATGTCTCTCCCATCGAGGGCACCGGCACCACCATTCTTGGCCTTGTGGGCGACACCTCCTCCATCAACCCGGAGAATATCCTGATGTATGACGTCGTCGAGCGGGTCATGAAAGTGCAGGAGCCCTACAAGCGCGCAAACCGCCGCTTTCACCCCCACGACACACAGATCACTCTGCCGGGCACCGACATTGTCATCGGTGGCAAAAAGATCGTTGTAATGGCGGGCCCCTGCTCAGTCGAAAGCCATGAGCAGATCGATACGGTTGCAGGTGCGGTACACGCCTCGGGCGCTGAGATTCTGCGCGGCGGCACCTATAAGCCCCGCAGCTCCCCCTACTCTTTCCAGGGGCTCAAGGACGAGGGCGTCGCCATGCTCCACGCCGCGCGCGACAAGTACCACATGCCCATCATCTCCGAGATCACGGGTGCGGATCATCTGCCCATCTACGAGCGCGACGTCGACATCATTCAGGTCGGCGCGCGCAACATGCAGAACTTTGAGCTTCTGCGGGCGCTCGGCCGGTCGAAAAAGCCCATTCTGCTCAAGCGGGGCTTTGCAAACTCCATCGAGGAGCTGCTCATGGCCGCCGAGTACATCATGAGCGAGGGAAACGAGCAGGTCATGCTCTGCGAGCGCGGCATTCGCACCTTTGAGACCGCCACGCGCAACACGCTCGACATTTCGGCTGTCCCCGTACTCAAGATGCACAGCCACCTGCCTGTCATCGTCGATCCTTCCCACGCGGCAGGCGCCTACCAGCTCGTGCCCGCGCTCGCCAAGGCGGCGGTTGCCGCAGGGGCCGACGGCCTGATCATCGAAGTTCACCCGAATCCGCGCGAGGCGCTCAGTGACGGCGCCCAGTCGCTCACCCCTCATGCGTTTGACAAGCTGATGGGCGAACTGCGCCCCATCGCCCATGCGGTCGGCCGCGAATTGTAA
- a CDS encoding DNA polymerase Y family protein, with the protein MQREILHCDLNNFYASVECLYNPRIRELPVAVCGSVELRHGIVLAKNMAAKACGVKTGEPVWAAKRKCANLVVVPPNRERYLSMSASARAIYERHSGFVESFGIDECWLDVTGSPEPGGGEQIAERIRREIREELGITVSVGVSYNKIFAKMGSDYKKPDAVTVITRQNYRELLWPLPVRELLFVGRATESKLHTMGLYTIGQLAGCDPAYLMHRLGKNGYMLWLFSNGRDESAVMPSDYVDEPKSVGNSMTLPRDITSRREAEVTLTLLADSVAKRLRRARKVARIIQVSVKDNELFSREYESLLPEPSASAAALTACAAGLFGARYQWERPVRAMGLRAVELLDEDTPVQLDLEQYARSQLRQEKIERSMDEIRRRFGVRAITRGCLLDGSVTGTISPADDNIVHPVAFRKR; encoded by the coding sequence ATGCAGCGTGAGATTCTGCACTGTGATCTGAACAATTTTTACGCCTCGGTGGAATGTCTCTACAACCCGCGCATCCGGGAGCTTCCGGTCGCGGTCTGCGGCAGCGTGGAGCTGCGCCACGGCATTGTACTGGCCAAGAACATGGCGGCCAAGGCCTGCGGTGTCAAGACGGGCGAGCCGGTCTGGGCGGCGAAGCGCAAGTGTGCCAATCTTGTGGTGGTGCCGCCGAACCGTGAGCGCTATCTGAGTATGAGCGCGTCGGCGCGCGCGATCTACGAGCGCCACAGCGGCTTTGTCGAATCGTTCGGCATCGACGAGTGTTGGCTCGACGTCACAGGCTCGCCCGAGCCCGGCGGCGGGGAACAGATTGCCGAGCGCATCCGCCGGGAGATCCGCGAGGAGCTCGGCATCACGGTCTCGGTTGGCGTGTCCTATAATAAGATTTTTGCCAAGATGGGCAGCGACTACAAAAAGCCGGATGCGGTGACGGTCATCACGCGCCAGAACTACCGCGAGCTTCTCTGGCCGCTGCCGGTGCGCGAGCTGCTCTTCGTCGGGCGGGCGACCGAGAGCAAGCTCCACACGATGGGGCTCTACACCATTGGCCAGCTTGCGGGGTGTGACCCGGCGTACCTGATGCACCGCCTGGGAAAAAACGGCTATATGCTCTGGCTCTTTTCAAACGGCCGCGATGAGAGCGCCGTTATGCCGAGCGATTATGTCGATGAGCCGAAGAGTGTGGGCAACAGCATGACGCTCCCGCGGGATATCACGAGCCGGCGCGAGGCGGAGGTGACGCTGACGCTGCTCGCCGACAGTGTGGCAAAGCGGCTGCGCCGCGCGCGCAAGGTGGCGCGGATCATCCAGGTCTCGGTCAAGGACAATGAGCTCTTCTCGCGCGAATATGAGAGCCTGCTGCCCGAGCCGTCGGCCTCGGCTGCGGCGCTCACAGCCTGCGCGGCCGGACTCTTTGGCGCGCGCTACCAATGGGAGAGGCCGGTGCGCGCGATGGGGCTTCGCGCGGTGGAACTGCTCGACGAGGACACTCCCGTGCAGCTCGATTTGGAGCAGTATGCCCGCAGCCAGCTCAGACAGGAGAAGATTGAGCGCAGCATGGATGAGATCCGCCGCCGCTTCGGCGTGCGGGCCATCACGCGCGGCTGCCTGCTCGACGGGTCGGTGACGGGGACGATCTCCCCGGCGGATGACAACATCGTCCACCCGGTGGCATTTCGAAAGAGGTGA
- a CDS encoding SanA/YdcF family protein, translating into MNKSAKIIRRVLLAAGIALLAIILVTGLIYLRVERIGSRELYDIGQSDQIVAADAILVLGAYVRPDGSVSTMLQDRLDYALALYEAGLAPKIIVSGDHGRESYDEVNAMREYLQQRGVPRGDIFMDHAGFSTYESIYRARDVFLAERVIIVSQRFHVVRALYIADRLGLDAAGVNSDPREYAGIVKNEIREIGARVKAFWQAEILRPKPTYLGEEIPVWGDGAITDDGKT; encoded by the coding sequence ATGAACAAAAGCGCAAAGATCATTCGAAGAGTTCTGCTTGCGGCAGGTATTGCGCTGCTCGCGATTATCCTTGTGACGGGGTTGATCTACCTGCGGGTGGAGCGCATCGGCAGCCGGGAGCTCTATGACATCGGGCAGAGCGATCAGATTGTCGCCGCCGACGCCATTCTGGTGCTGGGGGCCTATGTGCGCCCGGACGGCAGCGTCTCAACCATGCTGCAGGACCGCCTCGATTACGCTCTCGCGCTCTATGAGGCGGGCCTGGCGCCGAAGATCATCGTCTCAGGAGACCACGGAAGAGAGTCGTACGACGAGGTCAACGCCATGCGCGAGTACCTGCAGCAGCGCGGTGTGCCGCGCGGAGACATCTTCATGGACCACGCAGGTTTTTCCACCTACGAGTCGATCTACCGTGCGCGGGATGTATTTCTGGCCGAGCGTGTCATCATCGTGTCCCAGCGCTTTCATGTGGTGCGGGCGCTCTACATCGCCGACCGCCTCGGCCTCGACGCGGCCGGTGTCAACAGCGACCCGCGCGAGTACGCGGGAATTGTGAAAAACGAGATCCGCGAGATCGGCGCGCGTGTCAAGGCATTCTGGCAGGCCGAGATTCTCCGGCCGAAGCCGACCTATCTCGGAGAGGAGATTCCGGTCTGGGGAGACGGGGCAATCACCGATGACGGAAAGACCTGA
- a CDS encoding MFS transporter yields MQEVELIKTDGKTRRFRNLTYRKTRKYILREAFSAQMFYVLMTGSFLAGYLEYLGLDANTSAVLMQLPYLAAAVQLIAPLFYESRSHRMKYFIGLFVAYRMLVAGIGLLALVRGSAALRAAGFCALILSGYSCNYFGEPAFNEFLTNVVPAKLRGRFMSRRDACMIAGGAVSSIVMGQVLDRFRGADRAGLGYTVLFAVAAVVIVVNFICMSRFCEPPVRTGRVRLRLADVFRIPLSNPGYRKFILFHIIYNFSVYVAFAYYSIYQVRNLGLPYTVISLLSLAENLARVFASRYWGRQPSRRSLPQVLLRAIVILAVIHCLWIVMCPATAPFLLPVVHIGGGFAWAGVAVSLLTVNFLFAPRKSRTVYFALNACTGLVTGFLASLVGSAIGRALIGKSLRLGPLLLTGENVIFLVSGFGLLATALYVKCVLREDAVTAD; encoded by the coding sequence ATGCAGGAAGTAGAGCTCATCAAGACAGACGGCAAAACCCGGCGCTTTCGCAATCTGACCTATCGCAAAACGCGAAAATACATCCTGCGGGAGGCCTTCTCTGCACAGATGTTCTATGTGCTGATGACGGGCTCCTTTCTCGCGGGCTATCTCGAGTATCTGGGCCTTGACGCGAACACCTCGGCGGTGCTCATGCAGCTGCCCTATCTCGCGGCGGCGGTGCAGCTGATCGCGCCGCTGTTCTATGAGAGCAGGAGCCACCGCATGAAGTATTTCATCGGGCTCTTTGTCGCCTATCGCATGCTGGTGGCGGGAATCGGTCTGCTCGCTCTGGTGCGGGGCAGTGCCGCGCTGCGCGCGGCGGGCTTCTGTGCGCTGATTCTCTCGGGGTACTCGTGCAACTACTTCGGAGAGCCGGCTTTCAACGAATTTTTGACAAACGTTGTTCCGGCAAAGCTGCGCGGGCGCTTCATGTCCCGGCGCGACGCCTGTATGATCGCGGGCGGCGCCGTCTCGAGTATCGTGATGGGGCAGGTGCTCGACCGCTTTCGCGGCGCGGACAGAGCAGGGCTCGGCTACACGGTGCTCTTCGCCGTGGCGGCAGTTGTCATTGTAGTGAACTTCATCTGTATGAGCCGCTTTTGTGAGCCGCCGGTGCGAACAGGTCGTGTCAGACTTCGCCTTGCGGATGTCTTTCGCATCCCGCTGTCAAACCCGGGCTACCGGAAGTTCATCCTCTTTCACATCATCTACAACTTCAGCGTCTATGTGGCGTTTGCCTACTACAGCATCTACCAGGTGAGAAACCTCGGGCTGCCCTATACGGTCATCTCACTTCTGTCGCTCGCGGAGAATCTCGCGCGGGTGTTCGCGTCGCGCTACTGGGGCCGGCAGCCGAGCCGCCGCAGTCTGCCGCAGGTGCTGCTGCGCGCCATTGTGATTCTCGCGGTGATCCACTGCCTGTGGATCGTCATGTGTCCGGCAACGGCCCCGTTTTTGCTGCCTGTGGTTCACATCGGCGGTGGGTTCGCGTGGGCGGGAGTTGCGGTGAGTCTGCTGACGGTGAACTTTCTGTTTGCCCCGCGCAAGTCGCGCACGGTCTACTTTGCGCTCAACGCCTGCACCGGCCTTGTGACGGGCTTTTTGGCCTCCCTCGTGGGCTCGGCGATTGGGAGAGCGCTCATCGGAAAAAGTCTGCGCCTCGGGCCGCTTCTGCTCACCGGGGAAAACGTGATCTTTCTCGTGTCGGGCTTCGGCCTGCTCGCCACCGCGCTCTATGTCAAATGTGTGCTGCGGGAGGACGCTGTGACGGCCGACTGA
- a CDS encoding RNA-binding protein: MGRVGVDGEQRLLLRRAEELVERAERSGRAVSRHFYTPAEQELIAGAFRGRTPLTLEFDGGYEGAERRMLLLYEQGEIRPEPPLTAVAIEFPARAAVPAHRDYLGSLMGLNLKRETIGDILACPQSPGIVFAADAVCGVLYEELREIGRTPVTARPARLEEIVVPEPDGILKRATVASLRLDSVAAEGFGLSRTRMAALIAAGGLQLNFRPCESPSREVGEGDVFSVRGRGRVVLTHVGGNSKKGRTFVELTCFLR; encoded by the coding sequence ATGGGACGTGTCGGCGTCGACGGGGAGCAGCGGCTGCTGCTGCGGCGCGCGGAGGAACTCGTCGAGCGCGCCGAACGCAGCGGCCGGGCGGTGTCCCGCCACTTCTACACCCCGGCGGAGCAGGAGTTGATCGCGGGCGCTTTCAGAGGCCGAACACCGCTCACTCTGGAGTTTGACGGGGGCTATGAGGGAGCGGAGCGGCGCATGCTGCTGCTCTATGAGCAGGGGGAGATAAGACCCGAGCCGCCGCTGACAGCAGTGGCAATCGAGTTCCCAGCCCGCGCGGCGGTACCGGCCCACAGGGACTATCTCGGCAGCCTCATGGGGCTCAATCTCAAGCGTGAGACCATCGGCGACATCCTGGCCTGTCCGCAGTCGCCCGGCATTGTCTTTGCGGCGGACGCAGTCTGTGGTGTGCTCTATGAGGAGCTGCGCGAAATTGGCCGCACTCCCGTCACAGCGCGCCCGGCGCGCCTGGAGGAGATTGTCGTGCCCGAGCCGGACGGCATTCTGAAAAGAGCGACAGTTGCCTCTCTTCGCCTCGACAGCGTGGCGGCCGAGGGCTTTGGCCTCTCGCGCACGCGCATGGCCGCACTCATCGCCGCGGGCGGGCTTCAGCTCAATTTCAGACCGTGCGAGAGCCCCTCGCGGGAGGTCGGCGAGGGAGATGTTTTCTCAGTGCGCGGCAGGGGGCGCGTAGTGCTCACCCACGTCGGGGGGAACTCGAAAAAGGGGCGCACCTTTGTGGAGCTTACCTGCTTTTTGCGCTGA
- the rpe gene encoding ribulose-phosphate 3-epimerase, producing the protein MMKIAPSVLTADFARLGDEVVAAAKAGADYMHLDVMDGVFVPNMSFGQDIIKCLRPLTDITFDVHLMIVEPERYIDEYLKAGADILTFHYESTERHDEIIDRIHAAGVRAGMVIKPKTPVSVLERFAEKLDLILIMSVEPGFGGQSFMPESLEKLRQARALIEKTGREIDLEIDGGIKSHNIGLVAEAGANVAVVGSAVYNGGDYVENIRALRAAAGK; encoded by the coding sequence ATGATGAAAATAGCTCCTTCCGTGCTGACTGCCGACTTTGCGCGTCTCGGAGACGAGGTCGTCGCCGCGGCGAAGGCCGGCGCAGACTATATGCACCTCGATGTGATGGACGGTGTGTTTGTACCAAACATGTCCTTTGGGCAGGACATCATCAAGTGTCTGCGTCCGCTGACCGACATCACATTCGATGTACACCTGATGATTGTCGAGCCAGAGCGCTACATCGACGAGTACCTCAAGGCCGGGGCAGACATTTTGACTTTCCACTACGAGAGCACCGAGCGCCACGATGAGATCATCGACCGCATTCATGCGGCGGGCGTCCGGGCCGGTATGGTCATTAAACCCAAGACCCCGGTGAGCGTTTTGGAGCGGTTTGCAGAGAAACTCGACCTGATTTTGATCATGTCAGTTGAACCCGGCTTCGGCGGGCAGTCTTTCATGCCGGAGAGCCTTGAAAAGCTGCGCCAGGCCCGTGCGCTGATTGAAAAAACCGGCCGCGAAATCGACCTTGAAATCGACGGCGGCATCAAGAGTCACAACATTGGTCTTGTTGCCGAGGCGGGCGCAAATGTCGCAGTTGTCGGCTCGGCGGTCTACAACGGCGGCGACTACGTCGAGAACATCCGTGCCCTGCGTGCGGCGGCCGGCAAGTGA